One segment of Leptodactylus fuscus isolate aLepFus1 chromosome 7, aLepFus1.hap2, whole genome shotgun sequence DNA contains the following:
- the LOC142214647 gene encoding Fc receptor-like protein 3, translating to MSEAAPLTYLELDPDWRTIFEGDKITMTCKVLHSTKLEDFYWYKDGRPLDAHQKTFTIPSAKKEHDGEYRCRTSSSSRSDGVQVTVSNDWVILQVPSYILEGDKLTLKCRGWDIFFSSKEVIYKGDHVIRNIGYPVDNTRTGMYKCSKTRLLTDHTSMEIYVPVHELFSVPALKQASPLLSEGDELTLTCDTTLTPRRRPTVLQFAFYRNGQTVQEFSTNNRYRVQSTLGDSGRYTCTVRTLLGTVRKTSNAVVIQIQEVLKTPVMNIFPSSPIRKGVPMVLQCETTSKTGGLLYSFLKDQKTIIDYTKENNYLIPKAGEDHSGNYQCSAKTENNKVVKYSEVLNVVVKIGAGQLRLTLLPDKVVVGDEMTLRCESSEGFFPTQFRFYHNGTLLRNVNNYQKRSVEIRHIIKSVTMTGPYYCDCPNSVSSKAWKSEEVSLFIMDPVANVSITMDKDDEDFVFGEPLTLTCSLQHGTSPSFLWLHDEEVVEQDSTFYQLTDNQKRLHIDSLQIHHIGAYRCKASNTLPPNRVFSIVSAPKDINVVEPITAEGNNLFIALGVVLLTILIAVLSYMYRDKMAPLFRLCALLQPKTDRAKGQARITQTPTSNTRGSLSDIVQEDYSNIPSRGLAVCEDVCYAYIDTNRTQEASAHPSKANVSIYKTDDVQRILDPEIESLEEEEEELSVIYSAVKLSPTSNPRTTRETPNGTNLYQNFEAKRPKKACARNVP from the exons ATGTCCGAGGCCGCACCGCTAACCTACTTGGAACTGGATCCGGACTGGAGGACCATATTCGAAGGAGATAAGATCACTATGACCTGTAAGGTCCTGCATTCTACTAAACTGGAAGACTTTTACTGGTACAAAGATGGTCGGCCATTAGATGCTCATCAGAAGACATTTACTATTCCAAGTGCCAAAAAGGAACATGACGGAGAATACCGGTGTAGAACAAGCTCCAGTAGCAGAAGTGATGGCGTCCAGGTGACAGTGAGCAACG ACTGGGTAATTCTCCAAGTGCCCTCGTACATCTTAGAAGGAGATAAATTGACCTTAAAATGTCGTGGttgggacatttttttttctagcaaagAAGTGATATACAAGGGCGACCATGTGATAAGAAATATTGGCTATCCTGTGGATAACACGAGAACTGGAATGTATAAATGTTCGAAGACACGATTGCTTACTGATCATACATCGATGGAAATTTACGTTCCTGTCCATG AGCTGTTCTCGGTCCCAGCTTTAAAACAGGCCTCGCCATTACTATCAGAAGGGGATGAGCTGACTCTGACATGTGACACGACTCTTACTCCTAGAAGAAGGCCCACAGTATTACAGTTTGCATTTTATAGGAATGGACAAACAGTCCAGGAATTCAGTACAAATAATAGATACAGAGTCCAGTCCACACTGGGAGATTCGGGGAGATATACCTGTACGGTCAGAACATTACTTGGCACCGTAAGGAAGACCAGTAACGCTGTAGTCATCCAAATACAAG AGGTATTGAAGACCCCGGTGATGAACATTTTCCCGTCGTCTCCTATACGTAAAGGAGTGCCGATGGTACTGCAATGCGAGACCACTTCTAAGACTGGAGGTCTTCTTTACAGCTTCTTGAAAGACCAAAAGACTATCATTGATTATACCAAGGAAAATAATTATCTCATTCCGAAAGCTGGAGAAGACCACAGCGGAAATTATCAATGTTCTGCTAAAACCGAGAATAATAAAGTCGTGAAATACAGCGAAGTCCTCAACGTGGTAGTAAAAA TCGGAGCCGGCCAGCTTCGGTTGACACTGTTACCAGATAAGGTGGTGGTTGGCGATGAGATGACCCTTCGTTGCGAGTCCTCCGAGGGCTTCTTTCCTACACAGTTCAGATTCTATCACAATGGGACGTTATTAAGAAATGTTAACAATTACCAAAAAAGATCAGTGGAAATAAGACATATCATTAAGTCGGTGACCATGACCGGACCCTACTATTGTGACTGTCCAAATTCTGTTTCATCAAaggcctggaaaagtgaggaagtTAGCTTGTTTATTATGG ACCCGGTGGCCAACGTGTCAATTACAATGGATAAAGACGATGAGGATTTTGTATTTGGCGAGCCTTTAACTTTGACCTGCTCCCTTCAGCATGGCACCTCTCCGTCTTTTCTTTGGTTGCACGATGAGGAAGTAGTGGAACAAGACTCAACGTTCTACCAGCTAACAGACAATCAGAAACGTCTACATATAGATTCTCTTCAGATACACCACATAGGAGCTTACCGATGTAAGGCCAGCAATACACTACCACCCAACCGAGTGTTCTCCATAGTGAGTGCCCCCAAGGACATCAATGTTGTGGAGCCAATTACAGCTG AAGGAAACAACCTGTTTATTGCACTCGGGGTTGTGCTGTTGACTATTCTCATCGCTGTCCtgagttatatgtatagagacaAAATGGCTCCACTGTTCAGACTCTGTGCCTTACTACAACCCAAAACAG ACAGAGCTAAAGGCCAGGCCAG GATTACACAGACCCCAACAAGTAACACCAGAGGAAGCTTATCAGACATTGTCCAAGAAGACTACAGTAACA TTCCTTCCAGGGGCCTTGCTGTATGTGAGGACGTATGTTATGCCTATATTGATACCAATCGGACCCAAGAAG cttctgctCACCCAAGCAAAGCCAATGTGAGTATTTACAAGACCGATGATGTCCAGAGAATTTTAGACCCCGAAATAGAATCTCTTGAGGAAGAGGAA GAAGAATTGTCTGTTATATATTCTGCCGTAAAACTTTCACCGACATCAAATCCACGAACAACCCGAGAGACACCCAACGGTACCAACCTCTACCAGAACTTCGAGGCCAAGAGACCCAAAAAAGCGTGTGCTAGAAATGTGCCCTAA